Proteins co-encoded in one Cercospora beticola chromosome 7, complete sequence genomic window:
- a CDS encoding uncharacterized protein (MEROPS:MER0215828), whose protein sequence is MPLGFERLNERTQRPNANINFIKTVSKGADKAVAEEFLARIAAQCYPVMKKHYITVMALEEYPPNPEFLGRNFNAGEVIQLVLKDKQGRWLSFKFVQMVMMHELAHCKQMNHSKFFWGVRNEYAKEMEGLWQKGYEGEGMWGRGRGLQNGAFVDAQPPDNTQIPEHLCGGTYRRRGRKRKRGAQQGQDDGEKLSYAERQQKRIQKKLGKHGVSMKSEVLGDDELTRGALETMNGGKRGAGKPRVANSKRGRELRANAALARFDALKQQAPEKTPEPVADLDSETESEWEDGSTGGSRADAIVIKDEHGRDMVKVCGDGEDDEEGAGKEIDELRMLSRGPGRASNKKAQPKPVQTRDIHEDSETESEAEDNSLMASTKGSAVFSGSNAKAPTRLTNRRTVKPPAHSDSETEDETEDANSSSASKVESSAEQSSHKAGAASLPTPELRQKHSKTGNTSQDPNDVPVTATATDPAIADPVDALICPICSLENELNSPTCIACAHVLCPRLMPNNWACKSDTCKDSFYINAGDVGRCGICGSAKPQMLANAKDHRQNRTGPSRPTGLTGADVLRWD, encoded by the coding sequence ATGCCTCTCGGCTTCGAGCGCCTGAATGAGCGCACCCAGCGTCCAAATGCCaacatcaacttcatcaaGACGGTGTCCAAGGGAGCTGACAAGGCCGTCGCTGAAGAGTTCCTGGCCCGCATCGCAGCACAATGCTATCCTGTCATGAAGAAGCATTACATCACCGTCATGGCCCTCGAAGAATACCCTCCGAATCCTGAGTTCCTTGGTCGCAACTTCAATGCCGGCGAAGTCATTCAATTGGTGCTGAAGGACAAGCAAGGACGATGGCTGAGCTTCAAGTTCGTCCAGATGGTCATGATGCATGAGTTGGCGCATTGCAAGCAGATGAACCACAGCAAGTTCTTCTGGGGTGTTCGCAATGAGTACGCAAAGGAGATGGAAGGACTCTGGCAGAAGGGCtacgaaggcgaaggcatGTGGGGTCGTGGCCGAGGCCTGCAGAATGGCGCATTTGTAGACGCACAGCCTCCAGACAATACACAAATTCCCGAGCACCTTTGTGGTGGCACCTACAGACGCagagggaggaagagaaagagggGTGCGCAGCAGGGGCAAGACGATGGCGAAAAGCTGAGCTATGCCGAGAGGCAGCAGAAGCGGATACAGAAGAAGCTCGGCAAGCATGGTGTCAGCATGAAGAGCGAGGTTCTCGGAGATGACGAGTTGACAAGAGGCGCTCTGGAGACGATGAATGGCGGCAAGCGAGGTGCGGGCAAGCCTAGAGTGGCCAACAGCAAGCGTGGCAGAGAACTGCGTGCGAATGCTGCTCTTGCGAGATTTGACGCTTTGAAGCAGCAAGCGCCGGAGAAGACACCGGAGCCCGTGGCCGATCTGGACAGCGAGACAGAATCCGAGTGGGAAGATGGATCAACGGGAGGCTCACGAGCCGACGCAATCGTGATCAAAGATGAGCATGGACGCGACATGGTCAAGGTATGCGGtgatggcgaagacgacgaggagggaGCCGGCAAAGAAATTGATGAGCTTAGGATGCTCAGTCGTGGACCTGGGCGAGCTTCCAACAAGAAGGCACAGCCCAAGCCTGTCCAAACGCGAGACATACACGAAGATTCTGAAACGGAAAGCGAGGCCGAAGACAATTCTCTGATGGCCTCTACGAAGGGTTCTGCGGTCTTTAGTGGCAGTAATGCCAAAGCTCCAACGAGGCTTACCAATCGCCGTACTGTCAAGCCACCCGCACATAGTGATTCAGAGACTGAGGACGAGACTGAAGATGCGAACTCAAGCTCAGCCAGCAAGGTCGAGAGTAGTGCTGAACAGTCTTCGCACAAGGCTGGTGCAGCTAGCCTCCCAACTCCTGAGCTGCGTCAAAAACATTCCAAGACCGGTAACACATCGCAAGACCCCAACGACGTGCCGGTAACGGCAACGGCAACGGATCCTGCCATCGCAGATCCCGTGGATGCACTGATATGCCCGATATGCTCTCTGGAGAACGAACTCAATTCGCCTACATGTATTGCATGCGCTCACGTTCTGTGTCCTCGGCTGATGCCAAACAACTGGGCCTGCAAATCAGATACGTGCAAAGACAGCTTCTACATCAATGCTGGCGATGTCGGTCGCTGTGGCATCTGTGGTAGTGCAAAGCCTCAAATGTTGGCTAATGCGAAGGACCACAGACAGAATCGGACGGGGCCATCGCGACCGACTGGCCTGACCGGGGCTGACGTTTTGAGATGGGACTGA